From a single Miscanthus floridulus cultivar M001 chromosome 8, ASM1932011v1, whole genome shotgun sequence genomic region:
- the LOC136471420 gene encoding protein NPG1-like yields MASDPDDGGEVPPAEATSPAEAVSDPSAEAEAEVTAPKDGPVKASGGSVVPAAGAESSHPEGLSLNYEEARALLGRLEFQKGNVEVALRVFDGIDLQAAIQQFQPSLSDKTPSKKGRTKSELPSSVSQNNPASLVLEAIYLKSLSLQKLGKSTEAANQCKSVLDSVESIFQNGTPDIEQKLQETVNKSVELLPEAWKHAGSYQEALASYRRALLSPWNLDDECRTRIQKRYASFLLYSNIDWSPPSMAQQVEGCFVPKNNVEEALLLLMIVLRNWYQGKTHWDPSVMEHLTYALSLCGEPLVLAKQLEEVLPGIYPRTERWATLALCYYVAGQKDIALNFLRKSLNKLENPNDILALLLAAKICSKDHHISSEGVEYARRVIALAESSDSHLKSVGLHFLGTCLGNKSKVVSSDYQRSLLQTETLKSLTESISLNRYNADLIFDMGVEYAEQRNMNAALRCAKEFIEATGGSVSKGWRLLALVLSAQQRFSEAEVATDAALDETAKLDQGSLLRVKAKLKVAQSSPMEAVEAYRALLALVQAQKNSSASCKNAIEGADGGVTEFEIWQGLANLYSSLSYWRDAEICLKKAKALKSYSAATLHAEGYMHQARDQTKDALAAYVNAFSTELEHVPSKVAIGAMLSKQGPRFLPAARCFLSDALRVEPTNRMAWLYLGKVHRSDGRISDAADCFQAAVMLEESDPVESFSSLS; encoded by the exons ATGGCTTCGGATCCCGATGATGGAGGCGAGGTGCCCCCCGCAGAGGCTACATCACCGGCGGAGGCAGTGTCGGATCCAtcggcagaggcagaggcagaggtgaCTGCGCCAAAGGACGGGCCGGTGAAGGCGAGCGGAGGCAGCGTCGTCCCAGCGGCGGGCGCTGAGTCGTCTCACCCCGAGGGACTCTCCCTTAATTATGAG GAAGCAAGAGCTCTCCTCGGAAGATTGGAATTTCAGAAAGGAAATGTGGAAGTTGCCCTTCGTGTATTTGACGGAATTGACCTTCAAGCTGCAATTCAGCAGTTTCAGCCATCCCTCTCTGATAAGACTCCATCGAAGAAAGGGCGGACAAAATCAGAGTTACCAAGTTCTGTCTCGCAAAATAATCCTGCTAGCCTTGTTCTTGAAGCCATTTACTTGAAATCACTGTCCCTTCAAAAGCTAGGGAAATCGACAG AAGCTGCTAACCAGTGCAAAAGTGTACTTGATTCTGTTGAAAGTATTTTCCAGAATGGTACTCCTGATATCGAGCAAAAGTTACAGGAAACTGTCAATAAATCCGTAGAACTTCTTCCTGAAGCCTGGAAACATGCTGGCTCCTACCAGGAAGCATTAGCTTCTTACCGACGGGCGCTTCTTAGTCCATGGAATCTTGATGATGAATGTCGGACTAGGATTCAAAAGAGATATGCATCTTTTCTGTTGTACAGCAATATAGATTGGAGCCCTCCCAGCATGGCTCAGCAAGTTGAAGGTTGTTTTGTTCCAAAGAATAATGTGGAAGAGGCTCTTCTACTTTTGATGATAGTACTTAGGAATTGGTACCAGGGCAAGACCCATTGGGATCCTTCAGTGATGGAACATTTAACCTATGCCTTGTCTCTTTGTGGTGAACCACTGGTTCTTGCAAAACAACTTGAAGAGGTTTTACCTGGAATATATCCTCGCACCGAGAGATGGGCCACACTAGCACTTTGCTACTATGTAGCTGGTCAGAAAGATATCGCGCTGAATTTTCTGAGGAAATCTTTAAACAAGCTTGAGAATCCAAATGACATCCTTGCCTTATTATTAGCTGCTAAGATATGCAGTAAGGACCACCATATTTCTTCTGAGGGTGTTGAATATGCAAGAAGAGTAATCGCACTTGCTGAATCATCGGATTCTCATCTGAAGAGTGTCGGCCTCCATTTCTTAGGGACTTGTCTAGGTAATAAGTCCAAGGTTGTTTCATCAGACTACCAAAGATCTCTATTGCAGACAGAAACCTTGAAGTCACTTACAGAGTCGATTAGTCTTAACCGCTACAACGCAGACCTAATATTTGACATGGGAGTTGAATATGCTGAACAAAGGAACATGAATGCTGCCCTGAGATGCGCCAAGGAGTTTATAGAAGCAACTGGTGGGTCAGTTTCGAAAGGCTGGAGGCTGCTAGCATTGGTTCTTTCTGCACAACAGAGATTTTCGGAAGCAGAGGTCGCAACAGACGCTGCCTTAGATGAGACTGCAAAGTTGGATCAAGGATCTTTACTTAGGGTAAAGGCAAAGTTGAAGGTTGCTCAGTCATCGCCTATGGAAGCAGTTGAAGCATACCGTGCTCTTCTGGCTCTCGTTCAGGCCCAAAAGAATTCCTCTGCATCTTGCAAGAATGCTATAGAG GGGGCGGATGGTGGTGTCACCGAGTTTGAAATCTGGCAAGGTCTTGCTAATTTGTACTCCAGTCTCTCGTACTGGAGAGATGCTGAAATATGTTTGAAGAAGGCTAAAGCCCTGAAGTCGTACTCAGCTGCAACACTCCATGCAGAAG GCTACATGCATCAGGCGCGAGACCAAACAAAAGATGCGCTGGCCGCCTACGTCAATGCATTCTCGACTGAGCTTGAACATGTGCCGTCGAAGGTGGCCATCGGCGCAATGCTCTCCAAGCAAGGGCCGAGGTTTCTACCTGCAGCGAGGTGCTTCCTCTCGGACGCCCTAAGAGTCGAGCCTACAAATCGGATGGCTTGGCTTTACTTAGGAAAAGTGCACAGATCTGATGGGAGAATCTCTGATGCTGCCGACTGCTTCCAAGCAGCGGTGATGCTAGAGGAATCGGATCCAGTGGAGAGTTTCAGTTCACTCTCATGA
- the LOC136468765 gene encoding uncharacterized protein encodes MVWEVSGTSWPMLTRTDYGEWSVTIKVKLRTRRLWNAVNKVTDIEEDDMSALEAILAVVPAEYNEPLGVKSSAKEAWEAIAVMHVGFDRIKKAMAQLLKQEYANLKFKDGEMVEDFSLHLQTLINKLKSHGIIIDEEEAVSKYIHSVLTKYIQIALSIKTMLDLSILTIEDVIGHLWAVDEHLEQAIGMKDSGKLLLTKEEWAARRNSEKAASSSHGGDGKRRGKASLEKKQVNPNVYRRCRKMGHWARECPNHK; translated from the coding sequence ATGgtgtgggaggtcagcggcaccagttggccgatgctgactcgcaccgactatggagagtggtcggtgaccataaaAGTCAAGCTTAGaacccgacggctctggaatgctgttaaCAAGGTCACCGATattgaggaagatgacatgtcagcattggaggctatcctcgctgttgTACCAGCAGAGTACAATGAGCCACTGGGGgtgaagagctcggctaaggaggcatgggaggctattgcggtgaTGCACGTCGGTTTCGACCGCATaaagaaggcgatggcccagcttctgaagcaggagtacgccaacctcaagttcaaggatggtgaaatggtggaggacttctcccttcaCCTACAAACGCTCATcaacaagctgaagagccatggcatcatcatcgacgaagaggaggcggtctccaagtacatcCACTCCGTGCtgacaaagtacatccagatcgctctatCTATAAAGacaatgctggacttgtccatcctcaccattgaggatgtgatagggcATCTATGGGCTGTGGACGAGCACCTAGAGCAGGCGATAGGAATGAAGGACAGCGGGAAACTCCTGCTGAcgaaagaggagtgggctgctcggaggaactctgagaaggcagcctcctccagccacggtggcgatggcaagcgccgcggcaaggcttctttggagaagaagcAAGTCAACCCCAACGTCTATCGGCGTTGCagaaagatgggccattgggcacgggagtgcccaaaccacaagtag